From a single Bacillota bacterium genomic region:
- the ruvC gene encoding crossover junction endodeoxyribonuclease RuvC: protein MIILGVDPGIASVGYGVVRYVGNQFSPITYATFHTAAGLPLPVRLRQIYEFLLETIDKYHIDAMAVEELFFNTNVKTAITVGHGRGVVLLAGSMSGVQVFEYTPLQVKQAVVGYGRADKNQVQQMVKIMLNLKSIPKPDDTADALALAICHAHCSSSQLPII, encoded by the coding sequence ATGATTATTCTCGGCGTTGACCCGGGTATCGCATCTGTCGGATACGGCGTTGTCCGTTATGTCGGCAATCAGTTCTCGCCTATTACATACGCGACATTCCATACTGCCGCAGGGCTGCCGCTTCCGGTAAGACTTAGGCAGATATACGAGTTTTTGCTTGAAACGATTGATAAATATCATATAGATGCAATGGCGGTTGAAGAGCTTTTTTTCAATACGAATGTAAAAACGGCAATAACCGTAGGACATGGCAGAGGCGTTGTTCTGCTGGCTGGTTCTATGAGCGGCGTTCAGGTGTTCGAATATACGCCGCTGCAGGTGAAACAGGCGGTCGTAGGGTATGGGCGTGCGGACAAGAATCAGGTTCAGCAGATGGTGAAGATCATGTTAAATCTAAAAAGTATCCCTAAACCTGATGATACCGCTGACGCGCTTGCGCTTGCAATATGCCACGCACACTGCAGTTCATCTCAGCTTCCGATAATATAA